Proteins encoded by one window of Acuticoccus sp. MNP-M23:
- a CDS encoding penicillin-binding protein 1A — MGILVAAGIGIYIAQMSSSLPSVNKLRDYEPPVMTRIHAADGSMVAEYSRERRLFLPIQAIPVRIRDAFLSAEDSGFYEHSGVDPQAIIRALLTNLRNRGSDSRPVGASTITQQVAKNFLLTNEVSYERKVKEAILSLRIEAAFSKDEILERYLNEIYLGLGAYGVAAAALVYFDKSVHELSLAETAYLAALPKAPNNYHPFREPERAIERRNWVLERMMVDGVITPEEHREAVAEPLRVKPRGRSQFLFASEYFAEEVRRELIDLYGEDSLYGGGLSVRTSLDPELQEMARKALMDGLTKIDIQRTGWRGPVKELENFTADADWGPVIDAVSPLADVPEWQVAIVLSVNGNEADIGLRPGREVWGAISTSRDRGRITSADIPWRRGTRDGSERYRGMSRVSDFVSPGDAVYVQKSPEGGDRWTLRQLPKIQGAILVMDPHTGRVLALQGGFSFAASEFNRATQAYRQPGSSFKPFVYAAALDNGYTPASVILDGPIEIVAGNEIWRPKNYGGKFAGPSTLRVGIERSRNVMTVRLAKDMGMPLVAEYAERFGIYDDLGLFLPMSLGAGETTVKRLVGAYSIIANGGQRLQPTLIDRIQDRHGRTVFRHDNRRCDSCNVLAWDQQTAPTLIDEREYVLDPMTAYQITSIMEGVVQRGTATRVKALGRPVAGKTGTTNDEKDAWFVGFTPDMVAGVFVGYDDPKPMGRGATGGQLAAPIFLEFMQNALDGSPVVDFRPPEGIKLIPIDRVSGRQVSGSGPGVILEAFKPGTAPGDTFSIIGLNDNAPAERRITRESERAVLSGTGGLY, encoded by the coding sequence ATGGGAATTCTGGTTGCCGCTGGTATCGGCATTTACATCGCCCAGATGTCGAGCAGCCTGCCCAGCGTGAACAAGCTGCGCGACTACGAACCCCCTGTGATGACGCGCATCCATGCCGCCGATGGATCGATGGTGGCCGAATATTCACGCGAGCGGCGGCTGTTCCTGCCGATCCAGGCAATTCCGGTGCGCATCCGCGATGCGTTCCTGTCGGCCGAGGATTCGGGCTTTTACGAGCACTCCGGTGTCGACCCGCAGGCGATCATCCGCGCGCTGCTCACCAACCTGCGCAACCGCGGGTCGGACTCGCGGCCCGTCGGCGCCTCCACCATCACCCAGCAGGTGGCCAAGAACTTCCTCCTCACCAACGAGGTCAGCTACGAGCGCAAGGTGAAGGAGGCGATCCTGTCGCTGCGCATCGAGGCCGCTTTCTCCAAGGACGAGATCCTGGAGCGTTACCTCAACGAAATCTATCTCGGCCTCGGCGCCTACGGCGTTGCCGCCGCAGCGCTCGTCTACTTCGACAAGTCGGTCCACGAACTGTCGCTGGCGGAAACCGCGTACCTTGCCGCGCTCCCCAAGGCGCCCAACAACTACCACCCGTTCCGTGAGCCCGAGCGCGCCATCGAGCGCCGCAACTGGGTGCTGGAGCGGATGATGGTGGACGGCGTCATCACGCCCGAGGAACACCGCGAGGCGGTGGCCGAGCCGCTGCGCGTCAAGCCGCGCGGCCGGTCGCAGTTCTTGTTCGCGTCGGAGTATTTTGCCGAAGAAGTCCGCCGCGAGCTGATCGACCTTTATGGCGAGGACAGCCTTTATGGTGGCGGCCTGTCGGTCCGCACCTCGCTGGATCCGGAGCTGCAGGAAATGGCCCGCAAGGCACTGATGGACGGTCTGACGAAGATCGACATTCAGCGCACCGGCTGGCGCGGTCCGGTGAAGGAGCTGGAGAACTTCACCGCCGATGCAGACTGGGGGCCGGTCATCGACGCGGTTTCGCCGCTGGCTGACGTGCCGGAATGGCAGGTGGCCATTGTCCTTTCCGTCAATGGCAATGAGGCCGACATCGGCCTGCGGCCGGGGCGGGAAGTGTGGGGCGCCATTTCCACCAGCCGGGACCGCGGTCGCATCACGTCGGCGGACATTCCGTGGCGGCGCGGTACGCGCGACGGGTCGGAGCGCTACCGCGGCATGAGCCGTGTGAGCGACTTCGTGTCGCCCGGCGATGCCGTCTATGTGCAGAAATCACCCGAGGGCGGCGACCGCTGGACGCTGCGCCAGTTGCCGAAGATCCAGGGCGCCATTCTGGTGATGGACCCCCACACGGGCCGCGTGCTTGCCCTTCAGGGCGGCTTCAGCTTTGCCGCGTCCGAGTTTAACCGCGCCACGCAGGCCTACCGGCAGCCGGGCTCCTCGTTCAAACCGTTCGTCTATGCCGCAGCGCTCGACAATGGCTACACGCCCGCGTCCGTCATCCTCGACGGGCCGATCGAAATTGTTGCCGGCAACGAGATCTGGCGGCCCAAGAACTACGGCGGCAAGTTTGCCGGTCCGTCGACCCTGCGCGTCGGCATCGAACGCTCGCGTAACGTGATGACCGTGCGCCTTGCCAAGGACATGGGTATGCCGCTGGTGGCCGAATATGCCGAGCGCTTCGGCATCTATGACGATCTGGGCCTGTTCCTGCCCATGTCGCTCGGCGCGGGCGAAACCACCGTCAAGCGGCTGGTCGGCGCCTACTCGATCATCGCCAATGGCGGCCAGCGCCTCCAGCCGACGCTGATCGACCGCATTCAGGACCGCCACGGCCGCACCGTGTTCCGGCATGACAACCGCCGCTGCGACAGCTGCAATGTGCTCGCCTGGGACCAGCAGACCGCACCGACCCTGATTGACGAGCGCGAATATGTGCTCGACCCGATGACCGCCTACCAGATCACCTCGATCATGGAAGGCGTGGTCCAGCGCGGCACGGCAACCCGCGTCAAGGCACTGGGCCGTCCGGTCGCCGGCAAGACGGGCACCACCAACGACGAGAAGGATGCCTGGTTCGTCGGCTTCACGCCGGACATGGTGGCCGGCGTCTTCGTGGGCTACGACGATCCCAAGCCGATGGGCCGGGGCGCCACCGGCGGTCAGCTCGCCGCGCCGATCTTCCTTGAGTTCATGCAAAATGCGCTGGATGGCTCGCCGGTGGTGGATTTCCGCCCGCCCGAAGGCATCAAGCTCATCCCCATCGACCGGGTGTCCGGCCGCCAGGTCTCCGGTTCGGGCCCCGGTGTGATTCTGGAAGCGTTCAAGCCCGGTACCGCGCCCGGCGACACGTTCTCGATCATCGGCCTCAACGACAATGCCCCGGCAGAGCGCCGCATCACGCGCGAATCGGAACGGGCGGTTCTGTCCGGCACCGGCGGCCTCTACTAG
- a CDS encoding N-acetylmuramoyl-L-alanine amidase: MVPNRPVASLASVFLLFAAVLCSVAASPAAADVRASAAAFSANADATRFVLELDGETSHRVFVVDEPARMVIDFDGVAFELEEAVSGAGVVSGWRYGPLGPDTSRIVFDLNQPALLARDFFLPAMAGRPGRLVLDMKRVSQARFAAAARNAVANLNAPLPAVDPSDEIVVVLDPGHGGIDPGAVARDGILEKEIALAFANRLRDHLEEVGGLTVHLTRSDDRFLSLNRRIRIARAYGADLFISIHADAAPQDYVEGATIYTLSERPSDAQAAALAARENLADQVSGAVEPDLQEDVSGILADLMRRETKAFSLTFADNAVGALAPVMKMNSNPHRYARFRVLMAHDMPSVLLELGYLTNEDDARRLKDVTWQDDAAIALRDAVADFFNLPLNGRQVGRADATRTTQ, from the coding sequence ATGGTTCCGAATCGGCCCGTTGCCAGTCTGGCATCCGTATTCCTGCTCTTTGCAGCCGTGCTGTGCAGTGTTGCCGCCAGCCCGGCGGCTGCAGACGTGCGGGCCTCCGCCGCGGCATTCAGTGCCAACGCGGATGCCACGCGATTCGTGCTGGAGCTTGACGGCGAGACATCGCACCGCGTGTTCGTGGTGGACGAGCCGGCGCGGATGGTCATCGATTTTGACGGGGTCGCCTTCGAGCTGGAGGAGGCCGTCAGCGGCGCCGGCGTCGTGTCGGGCTGGCGCTATGGCCCCCTCGGGCCAGACACCAGCCGCATCGTCTTCGACCTGAACCAGCCGGCGCTTCTGGCGCGGGACTTTTTCCTGCCCGCCATGGCAGGGCGTCCGGGCCGTCTGGTGCTGGACATGAAGCGCGTCAGCCAGGCCCGCTTCGCCGCAGCCGCGCGCAATGCAGTCGCCAATCTCAACGCGCCGCTGCCTGCGGTCGACCCGTCCGACGAGATCGTGGTCGTGCTTGATCCCGGTCATGGGGGGATCGACCCCGGCGCCGTGGCCCGCGACGGCATTCTCGAAAAGGAAATTGCACTCGCGTTCGCCAACCGGCTGCGCGACCACCTTGAGGAAGTCGGCGGCCTGACGGTGCATCTCACCCGCAGCGACGACCGCTTCCTGTCACTCAACCGCCGCATCCGGATTGCCCGTGCGTACGGCGCGGACCTGTTCATTTCCATCCACGCCGATGCAGCCCCGCAGGACTATGTGGAGGGCGCCACAATCTACACCCTGTCGGAGCGGCCGTCCGATGCGCAGGCTGCCGCGCTGGCCGCGCGCGAAAACCTGGCCGATCAGGTGTCCGGTGCCGTCGAGCCGGACCTTCAGGAAGACGTCAGCGGCATTCTGGCCGATCTGATGCGCCGCGAAACCAAGGCCTTCAGCCTCACCTTCGCGGACAATGCGGTGGGTGCGCTCGCCCCCGTGATGAAGATGAACTCCAACCCGCACCGCTACGCGCGCTTCCGCGTCCTGATGGCGCACGACATGCCTTCGGTCCTGCTGGAGCTTGGCTACCTGACCAACGAGGACGACGCCCGCCGCCTCAAGGATGTGACGTGGCAGGACGACGCAGCGATAGCCTTGCGTGATGCTGTCGCGGACTTTTTCAATCTGCCGCTGAACGGGCGGCAGGTCGGGCGGGCCGATGCAACTCGCACCACTCAGTAA
- a CDS encoding ribonuclease E/G, giving the protein MSNKMLIDAIHPEETRVVVLRDKKVEDFDFEAASKRPLRGNIYLARVTRVEPSLQAAFIEYGGNRHGFLAFSEIHPDYYQIPLADRQALLAELEEDEAPEPAPKPKARRSRSRNSSRSSDDAVSAESDTPADDAAREADAAPVTEDGANAIAAVESVEPETVESSAAPAEPAKDNGPADDTAAAAGDSAPATEAAAEAEPEAEPEKPKRRRRTTKVTTDDAAPAKKPRTRKATTKKSDTGLADPQVSDDDSGDEAEENLTSMGSDDALEEVPERRRRAPRKTYKIQEVIKRKQILLVQVVKEERGTKGAALTTYLSLAGRYSVLMPNTNRGGGVSRKITDNADRKRLKSLVSELEVPEGMGIILRTAGAARTKTEIKRDFEYLIRLWESVRDLTLKSIAPELVYEEGNLVKRAIRDLYSKEIEEIQVSGETAYREAKDFMKMLMPSHAKNVKPYREATPVFTAYGVESQLDAMFSPTVTLPAKGSIVINPTEALVAIDVNSGKSNKESNIEDTAYKTNLEAADEVARQLRLRDLAGLIVIDFIDMDDKRHIRAVEKRLKDALKMDRSRIQVGRISPFGLMEMSRQRIRQGMVETSMVTCEECGGTGHVRSTQSVALYCLRALEEHLLKHSDHHLTIRTSSAVALYILNQKRTHLNGLEERFRLTIGVHADENLSGQHMEIVNGDIADRDTSIAQPTAQIAPDAVEMDDDSSDDEEDETTSAAEETTQAEGSGERSSRGRRRRRRRRGGGGGDNNADQQGDNSSDSQNRDAAAQDNAPAETSAPVAAVSESDDDGDSENASAADDSDADSDGDDDSRRNRRRRGRRGGRRHRREDEVAAEGETEGEAAAEPESAPVAASPVREIEIVEVTAEADASNGAAAEDEAEADAEDETPPKAAPEAKADAPKQRRGWWQRRSFF; this is encoded by the coding sequence ATGTCCAACAAGATGCTGATCGATGCGATCCACCCGGAGGAGACCCGTGTGGTCGTCCTGCGCGACAAGAAGGTGGAAGACTTCGACTTCGAGGCCGCGAGCAAGCGTCCACTTCGCGGTAACATCTACCTGGCGCGGGTGACGCGGGTCGAACCCTCGCTCCAGGCCGCCTTCATCGAATATGGCGGCAACCGCCACGGCTTCCTCGCCTTCTCCGAAATCCATCCGGACTATTACCAGATCCCGCTGGCGGACCGGCAGGCTCTCCTCGCCGAGCTGGAAGAAGACGAAGCGCCCGAGCCCGCCCCCAAGCCGAAAGCACGCCGCAGCCGCTCGCGCAATTCGTCGCGCAGCAGCGACGACGCGGTCTCCGCCGAGAGCGACACGCCCGCCGATGACGCAGCGCGCGAAGCGGACGCGGCGCCGGTGACCGAAGACGGCGCCAACGCCATCGCCGCCGTCGAGAGCGTCGAGCCCGAAACCGTCGAGTCGAGCGCCGCTCCGGCCGAACCGGCAAAGGACAACGGACCGGCGGACGACACCGCAGCGGCTGCGGGCGACAGCGCCCCGGCAACCGAAGCGGCAGCCGAGGCAGAACCCGAAGCCGAGCCGGAAAAGCCCAAGCGCCGCCGCCGCACCACCAAGGTGACAACGGACGATGCCGCCCCGGCCAAGAAGCCGCGGACCCGCAAGGCCACCACCAAGAAGTCCGACACCGGCCTTGCCGACCCGCAGGTCAGCGATGACGATTCCGGTGACGAGGCCGAGGAAAACCTCACCTCCATGGGCAGCGACGACGCGTTGGAAGAGGTGCCCGAGCGCCGCCGCCGCGCCCCGCGCAAAACCTACAAGATCCAGGAAGTCATCAAGCGCAAGCAGATCCTGCTGGTGCAGGTGGTCAAGGAAGAGCGCGGCACCAAGGGCGCTGCGCTGACCACGTACCTGTCGCTCGCCGGCCGCTATTCGGTGCTGATGCCCAACACCAACCGCGGCGGCGGCGTCAGCCGCAAGATCACCGACAATGCGGACCGCAAGCGCCTCAAGTCGCTCGTCTCCGAGCTGGAAGTGCCCGAAGGCATGGGCATCATCCTGCGCACCGCAGGCGCAGCCCGCACCAAGACCGAGATCAAGCGCGACTTCGAATACCTCATCCGCCTTTGGGAGAGCGTGCGCGACCTCACCTTGAAGTCCATCGCACCGGAGCTGGTCTACGAGGAAGGCAACCTCGTGAAACGCGCCATCCGGGACCTTTACTCCAAGGAGATCGAGGAGATTCAGGTGTCGGGCGAAACGGCCTATCGTGAAGCCAAGGACTTCATGAAGATGCTGATGCCCAGCCACGCCAAGAACGTGAAGCCCTACCGCGAGGCAACGCCGGTCTTCACCGCCTACGGTGTGGAATCGCAGCTGGACGCGATGTTCTCGCCCACGGTGACGCTGCCTGCCAAGGGCTCCATCGTCATCAACCCGACCGAGGCGCTGGTTGCCATCGACGTCAACTCGGGCAAGTCGAACAAAGAGAGCAACATCGAGGATACCGCGTACAAGACCAACCTGGAGGCCGCCGACGAAGTGGCCCGCCAGCTGCGTCTGCGCGACCTTGCCGGCCTCATCGTGATCGACTTCATCGACATGGATGACAAGCGCCACATCCGCGCCGTCGAGAAGCGCCTGAAAGATGCGCTGAAGATGGACCGCTCGCGGATCCAGGTGGGCCGCATCTCCCCGTTCGGCCTCATGGAAATGAGCCGCCAGCGGATCCGCCAGGGCATGGTCGAAACCTCGATGGTGACCTGCGAGGAATGCGGCGGCACGGGCCATGTGCGCTCCACCCAGTCGGTGGCGCTCTATTGCCTGCGCGCGCTGGAGGAGCACCTCCTCAAGCACTCCGATCACCATCTCACCATCCGCACATCGTCGGCGGTGGCGCTCTACATCCTCAACCAGAAGCGCACCCATCTGAACGGGCTTGAGGAGCGGTTCCGCCTGACCATCGGCGTTCACGCCGACGAGAACCTCTCCGGCCAGCATATGGAGATCGTCAACGGCGACATCGCGGACCGCGATACCTCCATCGCCCAGCCGACCGCGCAGATTGCGCCCGACGCCGTGGAGATGGACGACGATTCCAGCGACGACGAAGAGGACGAGACCACGAGCGCTGCCGAAGAGACGACGCAGGCCGAAGGGTCCGGCGAGCGTTCGTCGCGCGGGCGGCGTCGGCGCCGGCGGCGCCGCGGTGGTGGCGGCGGCGACAACAATGCCGACCAGCAGGGCGATAATTCGTCCGACAGCCAGAACCGCGACGCGGCGGCGCAGGACAACGCACCGGCTGAAACCAGCGCTCCGGTGGCCGCTGTCTCCGAAAGCGACGACGATGGCGACAGCGAGAATGCCAGCGCCGCCGACGACAGCGATGCCGACAGTGACGGCGACGACGATAGCCGCCGCAACCGCCGCCGCCGTGGTCGCCGCGGTGGCCGTCGCCATCGTCGCGAAGACGAGGTGGCCGCCGAGGGCGAAACCGAAGGTGAAGCCGCCGCGGAGCCCGAGAGCGCCCCGGTTGCCGCAAGCCCCGTGCGAGAAATCGAGATCGTCGAGGTGACTGCGGAGGCCGACGCCAGCAACGGCGCTGCCGCCGAGGATGAAGCCGAGGCGGACGCCGAGGACGAAACCCCGCCCAAGGCTGCGCCGGAGGCGAAAGCCGACGCGCCGAAACAGCGTCGCGGCTGGTGGCAGCGCCGCTCGTTCTTCTGA
- a CDS encoding DsbA family protein yields the protein MSATAAVAQEPLARADVEEIVRDYILTNPELLEEAYTILQQRRQAEQDAAVVTSLQTYRDALENSPHGAIMGNPDGDVTLVEFFDYNCGYCKRAMEDLERLIADDPNLRVVMKEFPVLGPPSVEAAAVSVLVNEMKPEAYPEFHDRLLSEGTPANPANGELALSIAEEMGLPRDELAGKLRSEAVRSAMQESYDIAKALGLSGTPAYVIGNKVAHGAVGFDELKEHINTARCGETTC from the coding sequence ATGTCTGCCACCGCGGCAGTTGCGCAGGAGCCCCTTGCACGGGCAGATGTGGAAGAGATCGTCCGCGACTACATCCTGACCAACCCCGAACTGCTGGAAGAGGCCTACACCATCCTTCAGCAGCGCCGGCAGGCCGAGCAGGATGCCGCCGTTGTCACTTCTCTGCAGACCTACCGCGATGCGCTTGAAAACTCGCCGCATGGCGCCATCATGGGCAACCCGGATGGCGACGTCACGCTGGTCGAGTTCTTCGATTACAACTGCGGCTACTGCAAGCGTGCCATGGAAGACCTCGAACGCCTCATTGCGGACGACCCCAATCTGCGCGTCGTGATGAAGGAATTCCCGGTCCTCGGCCCCCCCTCCGTGGAAGCCGCCGCCGTGTCGGTCCTCGTCAACGAGATGAAGCCCGAAGCCTACCCCGAATTCCACGACCGGCTTCTTTCCGAAGGCACACCCGCGAACCCGGCGAACGGTGAACTCGCCCTCAGTATCGCCGAAGAGATGGGCCTGCCGCGCGACGAGCTGGCCGGCAAGCTGCGCTCCGAGGCCGTCCGCAGCGCCATGCAGGAAAGCTACGATATTGCAAAGGCGCTCGGCCTTTCAGGCACACCGGCTTATGTGATCGGCAACAAGGTGGCGCACGGCGCCGTCGGGTTCGACGAGCTGAAAGAGCACATCAACACCGCCCGCTGCGGCGAGACGACCTGCTGA
- the aroQ gene encoding type II 3-dehydroquinate dehydratase encodes MRAIHLINGPNLNRLGTREPAIYGHETLADIENDCRALCEKNGLGLVTRQSNVEGELVTFLQQAVDEGAVGVIINAGAYTHTSIALYDAIRSMDVPVIETHLSNTHARESFRHHSAIAPAVTGVIMGFGSQSYRLAVLAICERMGTR; translated from the coding sequence ATGCGGGCAATCCACCTCATAAACGGGCCGAACCTCAATCGGCTCGGCACGCGCGAACCCGCCATCTACGGCCACGAAACGCTTGCCGACATCGAGAATGATTGCCGGGCCTTGTGTGAAAAGAACGGGCTGGGGCTTGTCACGCGCCAGTCCAACGTGGAAGGCGAGCTGGTCACATTCCTCCAACAGGCTGTGGATGAAGGCGCTGTTGGCGTTATCATCAATGCTGGCGCATACACGCATACCTCAATCGCGCTTTATGATGCGATCCGTAGTATGGACGTGCCGGTGATTGAGACACATCTGTCCAACACCCATGCACGGGAGAGTTTCCGTCACCACTCGGCCATCGCGCCGGCGGTGACGGGCGTGATCATGGGGTTTGGCAGCCAGTCATACAGGCTGGCCGTGCTTGCGATTTGCGAGCGCATGGGCACAAGGTGA
- the accB gene encoding acetyl-CoA carboxylase biotin carboxyl carrier protein: MAQSNIDEAAIRSLAALLHENDLSEIEIVEGDSKLRVTRQVTVQAAPAMPAAAAAPVAARTDSGSAPAGRPEGAVISPMVGTAYRASEPGSRPFVEVGDTVRAGQVVMIVEAMKTMNQIICDVAGTVREVFVEDGQPVEYGEPLLAIS, translated from the coding sequence ATGGCGCAATCCAACATCGACGAGGCAGCAATCCGTTCGCTTGCCGCCCTCCTCCACGAGAATGACCTGAGCGAAATCGAGATCGTCGAAGGCGACTCGAAGCTTCGTGTCACGCGGCAGGTCACCGTTCAGGCGGCTCCTGCCATGCCAGCGGCCGCGGCAGCCCCCGTCGCCGCGCGCACCGACAGCGGGTCAGCCCCCGCCGGCCGCCCCGAAGGCGCCGTCATCTCCCCCATGGTGGGCACCGCCTACCGCGCCTCCGAACCCGGCAGCCGCCCCTTCGTCGAAGTGGGTGATACGGTCCGTGCAGGCCAGGTCGTGATGATCGTCGAAGCGATGAAGACCATGAACCAGATCATCTGCGACGTCGCCGGTACGGTGCGCGAGGTGTTCGTGGAAGACGGCCAGCCGGTCGAGTACGGCGAACCGCTCCTGGCGATCAGCTGA
- the accC gene encoding acetyl-CoA carboxylase biotin carboxylase subunit: MTMIKKVLIANRGEIALRVLRACKELGIATVAVHSTADTDAMHVRLADESVCIGPPQASESYLNIPSIVAACEITGADAVHPGYGFLSENARFADILEAHGIIFIGPTAEQIRIMGDKIEAKRTAKALGIPVVPGSEGAIRSNEELLRVAEEVGYPVLIKASAGGGGKGMTVAKGPDEVVQAAARARAEAKANFGNDEVYLERYLATPRHIEIQVLGDGQGGAVALGERDCSLQRRHQKVWEEARSPALTEEQRTEIYATCAKAMQDMKYRGAGTIEFLYDNGEFFFIEMNTRLQVEHPVTEMITGLDLVHAQLSVASGEPLTIRQDDISFHGHAIECRINAEHPETFIPSPGTITHYHPPGGLGVRVDSAVYQGYKIPPYYDSLIGKLIVHGNSRSECLMRLRRSLDEFVVDGVESTLPLFRRLIQNPDILAGNYDIHWLEKFLAKE; this comes from the coding sequence CTGACGATGATCAAGAAAGTCCTCATCGCCAACCGCGGTGAGATCGCGCTCAGGGTGCTTCGGGCCTGCAAAGAGCTCGGCATTGCCACGGTCGCGGTCCACTCCACCGCCGACACCGACGCCATGCACGTGCGCCTTGCCGACGAATCGGTCTGCATCGGCCCGCCCCAGGCGTCGGAAAGCTATCTCAACATCCCGAGCATCGTTGCCGCATGTGAGATCACCGGCGCCGACGCGGTCCACCCGGGCTACGGCTTCCTGTCCGAGAACGCCCGTTTCGCGGATATTCTGGAAGCCCACGGCATCATCTTCATCGGCCCGACGGCGGAGCAGATCCGCATCATGGGCGACAAGATCGAAGCCAAGCGCACCGCCAAGGCGCTCGGCATCCCGGTCGTCCCCGGCTCCGAAGGCGCGATCCGCTCCAACGAAGAGCTGCTGCGGGTTGCTGAAGAGGTCGGCTATCCGGTCCTCATCAAGGCGAGCGCCGGCGGCGGCGGCAAGGGGATGACCGTTGCCAAGGGGCCTGACGAAGTGGTCCAGGCCGCTGCGCGCGCGCGGGCCGAGGCCAAGGCCAACTTCGGCAACGACGAAGTCTACCTCGAGCGTTATCTCGCCACGCCGCGGCACATCGAGATTCAGGTTCTGGGCGATGGCCAGGGCGGCGCCGTGGCGCTTGGCGAGCGTGATTGTTCGCTCCAGCGCCGGCACCAGAAGGTGTGGGAAGAGGCCCGCTCGCCCGCCCTCACCGAGGAGCAGCGCACCGAGATCTACGCCACCTGCGCCAAGGCCATGCAGGACATGAAGTACCGCGGTGCCGGCACCATCGAGTTCCTGTACGACAATGGCGAGTTCTTCTTCATCGAGATGAACACGCGCCTGCAGGTGGAGCACCCGGTCACCGAAATGATCACCGGGCTCGACCTGGTCCACGCGCAGCTCAGCGTGGCATCCGGCGAGCCGCTGACGATCCGGCAGGACGACATCAGCTTCCACGGGCACGCCATCGAGTGCCGCATCAACGCCGAGCACCCGGAAACCTTCATTCCCTCGCCGGGCACCATCACCCACTACCACCCGCCGGGCGGTCTTGGCGTGCGCGTCGATTCGGCCGTCTATCAGGGCTACAAAATTCCGCCATATTACGACAGTCTGATCGGCAAGCTGATCGTTCACGGCAACAGCCGCAGCGAGTGTCTGATGCGGCTGCGGCGTTCGCTGGACGAATTCGTGGTCGACGGTGTGGAATCGACGTTGCCGCTGTTCCGCCGGCTTATCCAGAATCCGGATATTCTGGCAGGCAACTACGATATTCACTGGCTCGAAAAGTTTCTCGCCAAGGAGTGA
- the aat gene encoding leucyl/phenylalanyl-tRNA--protein transferase, which yields MSGADNIVLEITPEVLLKAYACGIFPMAESAEDPGLYWIEPERRGVLPLDEFHIPRRLARLVKQDRFEVRVDSDFHGVLDGCAAPAPGRQRTWINARIRQLYSSLYEMGHAHSIETWLDGQLVGGLYGVRLRGAFFGESMFSTVRDASKVALVHLVARLNRGGFTLLDTQFITDHLSQFGATEISRRAYQGRLDEALGINADFGPCLPLSGVQALAHASVNPIPHP from the coding sequence ATGAGCGGGGCCGACAACATTGTCCTGGAGATCACGCCAGAGGTCCTGCTCAAAGCCTACGCGTGCGGCATCTTTCCGATGGCCGAATCGGCGGAGGACCCTGGCCTTTACTGGATCGAGCCTGAGCGCCGGGGCGTTCTCCCGCTGGACGAGTTCCACATTCCGCGCCGGCTTGCGCGGCTTGTGAAGCAGGATCGGTTCGAGGTGCGTGTCGATTCAGACTTTCATGGCGTGCTCGACGGGTGTGCGGCCCCTGCCCCGGGCCGCCAGCGCACATGGATCAACGCGCGCATCCGCCAGCTTTATTCGAGCCTCTACGAAATGGGTCACGCCCACTCCATCGAGACCTGGCTCGACGGGCAGCTGGTGGGCGGCCTTTACGGGGTGCGCCTGCGCGGCGCGTTCTTTGGCGAATCGATGTTCTCCACCGTGCGCGATGCGTCCAAGGTGGCGCTGGTGCATCTGGTCGCGCGGCTCAACCGCGGCGGCTTCACGCTGCTGGACACCCAGTTCATCACCGATCACCTGTCCCAGTTCGGCGCCACCGAGATCAGCCGCCGCGCCTATCAGGGCCGGTTGGACGAAGCGCTGGGCATCAACGCCGATTTCGGGCCATGCCTGCCGCTGAGCGGCGTGCAGGCGCTCGCACATGCCAGCGTGAACCCCATCCCCCACCCATGA